The Cystobacter ferrugineus genome includes a window with the following:
- the rplA gene encoding 50S ribosomal protein L1, translating into MPQSGKKFRAAAEKVDRNKRYNIAEGFQALKETTALRGTKFDQTVEVALNLGVDPKHADQMVRGAVVLPHGTGATVRVAVFAKGERATEAEGAGADVVGGDDLAKRIEGGFLDFDTVIATPDMMGVVGRLGKVLGPRGLMPNPKVGTVTMDVAKAVRDAKGGKVEFRAEKAGIIHAKLGKASFPAEKLQENFNTLVDLVMKLKPATAKGVYLKGVAISATMSPGIKIDTTEIIARHR; encoded by the coding sequence ATGCCTCAGTCCGGTAAGAAGTTCCGCGCCGCCGCCGAGAAGGTGGACCGCAACAAGCGTTACAACATCGCCGAGGGCTTCCAGGCCCTGAAGGAGACCACTGCTCTCCGCGGCACCAAGTTCGATCAGACCGTCGAGGTCGCGCTCAACCTGGGCGTGGACCCGAAGCACGCGGACCAGATGGTCCGTGGCGCCGTGGTCCTTCCCCACGGCACGGGTGCCACCGTGCGCGTGGCCGTGTTCGCCAAGGGCGAGCGCGCCACCGAGGCGGAGGGCGCGGGTGCCGACGTGGTGGGCGGCGACGATCTGGCCAAGCGCATCGAGGGTGGCTTCCTCGATTTCGACACCGTCATCGCCACCCCGGACATGATGGGCGTGGTCGGCCGGCTCGGTAAGGTGCTTGGTCCCCGTGGCCTCATGCCCAACCCCAAGGTGGGCACGGTGACCATGGATGTGGCCAAGGCCGTGCGCGACGCCAAGGGCGGTAAGGTGGAGTTCCGCGCCGAGAAGGCGGGCATCATCCACGCCAAGCTCGGCAAGGCCTCGTTCCCCGCGGAGAAGCTCCAGGAGAACTTCAACACCCTGGTGGACCTGGTCATGAAGCTCAAGCCGGCCACCGCCAAGGGCGTCTACCTCAAGGGCGTGGCCATCTCCGCCACCATGAGCCCGGGCATCAAGATCGACACCACCGAGATCATCGCCCGTCACCGGTAG
- the rplK gene encoding 50S ribosomal protein L11: protein MKKVTGQVKLQIPAGKANPAPPIGPALGQQGVNIMEFCKQFNAKTQAEAKEGLIIPVIITVYQDRSFTFILKTPPAAVLIKKAAGLHTEKKKGSGAKKPGKEKVGQITQKQLEEIAKKKLEDTTAGSLEACQRTIAGTARSMGIEIV, encoded by the coding sequence CGGCAAGGCGAACCCCGCTCCGCCGATCGGCCCCGCGCTCGGTCAGCAGGGCGTGAACATCATGGAGTTCTGCAAGCAGTTCAACGCCAAGACGCAGGCGGAGGCCAAGGAAGGTCTGATCATCCCGGTCATCATCACCGTGTATCAGGACCGTTCCTTCACCTTCATCCTGAAGACGCCTCCGGCGGCCGTGCTCATCAAGAAGGCGGCGGGCCTGCACACCGAGAAGAAGAAGGGCTCGGGCGCCAAGAAGCCGGGCAAGGAGAAGGTGGGGCAGATCACCCAGAAGCAGCTGGAGGAGATCGCCAAGAAGAAGCTCGAGGACACCACGGCCGGTTCTCTGGAGGCCTGCCAGCGCACCATCGCCGGCACCGCGCGCTCCATGGGCATCGAGATCGTCTAG